A section of the Subtercola frigoramans genome encodes:
- a CDS encoding branched-chain amino acid ABC transporter permease → MDQLLQTLNAILNSAISPQTAALAIAAIGLNIHFGYTGLLNFGQAGFMLIGAYGFAISIIAGLPIILAVIIALVAALIFALILGIPTLKLRGDYLAIVTLSAAEIVRMIGRSSLLTNITGGSNGITGNEYRSPFTDLSFFGDGRVNLGPWNYDATGSNGWWFIATAWFVVGLLCLFVWAIMRSPWGRVLRGIREDEDAVRSLGKNVYSYKMQALILGGVIGALAGIVYILPASLQADSMGRSMTYFIFTALLLGGAATVFGPVLGAIVFFAIRLFVQGIAGQFVPSSIMNGQQTEQFAWIIIGITLMLVVIFRPQGILGNKKELSFDVK, encoded by the coding sequence ATGGATCAACTACTCCAAACGCTGAACGCCATCCTGAACTCGGCGATCTCCCCGCAGACCGCCGCACTCGCCATCGCAGCCATCGGGCTCAACATCCACTTCGGTTACACCGGTCTGCTCAACTTCGGCCAGGCCGGATTCATGCTGATCGGCGCCTACGGCTTCGCGATCTCCATCATCGCCGGGCTGCCGATCATCCTCGCGGTGATCATCGCACTCGTGGCTGCGCTGATCTTCGCGCTGATCCTCGGCATTCCGACCCTCAAGCTCCGGGGCGACTATCTCGCCATCGTCACGCTGTCGGCCGCTGAAATCGTGCGGATGATCGGGCGATCGTCGCTTCTCACCAACATCACCGGCGGGTCGAACGGCATCACCGGCAACGAATACCGGAGTCCGTTCACCGATCTGTCGTTCTTCGGTGACGGCCGAGTCAACCTCGGTCCGTGGAACTACGACGCGACCGGGTCGAACGGCTGGTGGTTCATCGCAACGGCATGGTTCGTGGTCGGATTGCTCTGCCTCTTCGTCTGGGCGATCATGCGCAGCCCCTGGGGCCGCGTACTCCGCGGAATCCGCGAAGACGAAGACGCCGTGCGCAGCCTGGGCAAGAACGTCTACAGCTACAAGATGCAGGCGCTCATCCTCGGTGGCGTGATCGGCGCGCTCGCCGGAATCGTCTACATCCTGCCGGCATCGCTCCAGGCCGACAGCATGGGGCGCTCGATGACCTACTTCATCTTCACCGCCCTGTTGCTCGGTGGTGCGGCGACCGTCTTCGGGCCCGTGCTCGGTGCCATCGTGTTCTTCGCGATCCGTCTCTTCGTACAAGGGATCGCGGGCCAGTTCGTGCCGTCGAGCATCATGAACGGCCAGCAGACCGAACAGTTCGCCTGGATCATCATCGGCATCACTCTGATGCTGGTCGTCATCTTCAGGCCCCAGGGTATTCTCGGCAACAAGAAGGAGCTGAGCTTCGATGTCAAGTAG
- a CDS encoding SURF1 family cytochrome oxidase biogenesis protein, producing the protein MTIFSVMRRPKWIRALVYALLLAAVFALLGQWQLGRAVTSSGPDPRATTETVTPLTQVATAGQPVFEAQDGQMVSVTGSLVAPDFGIVSSRVNGGVQGYWVVGRFDLSESQVGTLTSVAVALGWSADRSRAESVAAGLNSTPTFAPQQLVGRYVGTDGPDVTAAQGKTAADFVPSTMAVSSLINQWSGFPETASVFGGYVVAQTPVDSLAAIDSPVPVRTTEINWLNIFYAIEWVIFAAFAIFFWYRLVKDAWERELEEAELENQSELERYN; encoded by the coding sequence TTGACCATCTTCAGCGTCATGCGAAGGCCGAAGTGGATTCGCGCCCTCGTCTACGCCCTGCTGCTCGCCGCAGTGTTCGCGCTTCTCGGCCAATGGCAGCTCGGCCGGGCCGTCACCTCGAGCGGGCCTGACCCGCGGGCGACGACGGAGACCGTGACCCCGCTCACCCAGGTGGCCACAGCAGGCCAGCCGGTCTTCGAGGCGCAGGATGGCCAGATGGTCTCGGTGACGGGCTCGTTGGTCGCGCCCGATTTCGGCATCGTCTCATCGAGGGTGAACGGCGGTGTCCAGGGGTACTGGGTCGTGGGCCGGTTCGACCTCAGCGAGTCGCAGGTGGGCACTCTCACGAGCGTTGCTGTGGCACTCGGATGGTCGGCAGACCGATCCCGGGCCGAATCCGTCGCCGCGGGGCTCAACTCCACTCCGACCTTCGCGCCGCAGCAACTCGTCGGGCGCTATGTCGGCACGGACGGCCCCGACGTCACGGCTGCACAGGGCAAGACGGCAGCGGACTTCGTTCCGTCGACGATGGCGGTCTCCTCACTCATCAACCAGTGGAGCGGCTTCCCGGAGACGGCGAGCGTCTTCGGTGGATACGTCGTGGCCCAGACCCCCGTCGACTCGCTCGCCGCGATCGACTCACCCGTGCCCGTGCGCACCACTGAGATCAACTGGCTGAACATCTTCTACGCGATCGAGTGGGTCATCTTCGCCGCCTTCGCGATCTTCTTCTGGTACCGCCTGGTGAAAGACGCGTGGGAGCGAGAACTCGAAGAGGCTGAACTCGAAAACCAGTCTGAACTCGAAAGGTACAATTAG
- a CDS encoding DUF3817 domain-containing protein, whose amino-acid sequence MPLEPKRADFPRIRSALAFYKVCAIITGVFLLLLCAEMLLKYTPIAVELQLGGKQGFLALVPSGTVTAMNLSTGILIVHGWFYVVYLFSCFQLWTRMRWPLGRFVVLALGGVIPFLSFVLERRTHREITTYLARREAETVTPTVEASH is encoded by the coding sequence ATGCCCCTCGAGCCCAAACGCGCTGATTTTCCGCGCATCCGCTCTGCGCTTGCGTTCTACAAGGTCTGCGCCATCATCACCGGTGTCTTCCTGTTGCTGCTGTGCGCTGAGATGCTGCTGAAGTACACACCCATCGCGGTCGAACTGCAGCTCGGCGGCAAGCAGGGGTTCCTGGCGCTCGTGCCCTCCGGTACGGTCACTGCGATGAACCTCAGCACGGGCATCCTGATCGTTCACGGCTGGTTCTACGTGGTGTACCTGTTCTCGTGCTTTCAGCTCTGGACCCGCATGCGCTGGCCGCTCGGCCGGTTCGTCGTTCTCGCCCTCGGCGGCGTGATCCCCTTTCTCTCGTTCGTTCTCGAGCGCCGCACCCATCGCGAGATCACCACCTACCTGGCCCGTCGCGAGGCCGAAACAGTGACACCGACAGTGGAGGCCTCCCATTAG
- a CDS encoding ABC transporter ATP-binding protein translates to MSSSLPTTSHITEAGAAAKASVAGVAPVPGVSKPDAILTVDHVTRRFGGMTAVDVQHLEVQRGIITALIGPNGAGKTTFFNLITGFDKPSSAPRLIGGPKAGEAAKSTFNGRDVGNTGATKVAKMGMVRTFQLTKALSKLTVIENMRLGAKDQPGENLFVAVVKPLWAKREAEITAKAEELLARFKLLEKRDDMAGSLSGGQKKLLEMARALMSDPVMIMLDEPMAGVNPALTQSLLGHIQALRDEGMTVLFVEHDMHMVRHISDWVVVMAEGKVVAEGPSGTVMDDPAVIDAYLGAHHNTDLGDDSLLTDEVAEELAAEVSAEDAAEAAGDSAEDSVAKRAEGKA, encoded by the coding sequence ATGTCAAGTAGTCTCCCCACAACCAGTCACATCACCGAGGCGGGTGCTGCGGCGAAGGCCAGCGTTGCCGGCGTCGCTCCCGTTCCCGGCGTGTCGAAGCCCGACGCGATCCTCACCGTCGACCATGTCACTCGCCGCTTCGGCGGAATGACCGCGGTCGATGTGCAGCACCTCGAGGTGCAGCGCGGCATCATCACCGCCCTCATCGGCCCCAACGGTGCCGGAAAGACCACGTTCTTCAACCTGATCACGGGGTTCGATAAGCCGAGTTCCGCTCCCCGCCTCATCGGTGGCCCGAAAGCCGGGGAAGCCGCAAAATCGACCTTCAACGGCCGTGACGTCGGCAACACCGGCGCCACCAAGGTCGCCAAGATGGGCATGGTCCGCACCTTCCAGCTGACCAAGGCGCTCTCCAAGCTCACCGTGATCGAGAACATGAGGCTCGGTGCCAAAGACCAGCCGGGAGAGAATCTCTTCGTCGCCGTCGTGAAGCCGCTCTGGGCCAAGCGCGAGGCCGAGATCACGGCCAAGGCGGAGGAACTCCTCGCGCGCTTCAAGCTGCTCGAGAAGCGTGACGACATGGCCGGCAGCCTCTCAGGCGGCCAGAAGAAGCTCCTCGAAATGGCGCGTGCCCTGATGAGCGACCCGGTGATGATCATGCTCGACGAACCGATGGCTGGGGTCAACCCGGCCCTGACACAATCGTTGCTCGGGCACATCCAGGCGCTACGCGATGAAGGGATGACCGTGCTCTTCGTCGAGCACGACATGCACATGGTGCGCCACATCTCCGACTGGGTTGTCGTGATGGCCGAGGGCAAGGTCGTGGCAGAGGGCCCGTCTGGCACCGTCATGGACGACCCGGCCGTCATCGACGCCTACCTCGGTGCGCACCACAACACCGACCTCGGCGACGACTCCCTCCTGACCGATGAGGTCGCAGAAGAGCTCGCCGCCGAAGTCAGTGCAGAAGACGCAGCAGAAGCTGCAGGAGACAGCGCTGAAGACAGCGTTGCAAAGCGCGCGGAGGGCAAAGCCTAG
- a CDS encoding cation:proton antiporter, producing MQIAIAATQAGDTTHLGGDLLVLGILFVIAYILGRLGKAVGLPAIPIYMVVGLLASPNFHIFPLDFIHNDYIALIAVFGLIMLLFSLGLEFDQDEFFGNAGKLIISGGSYIAFNMIAGFAFGFLVGWGTREALVIAGITATSSSAIVTKLLIELNRLANPETPMILGVTVVEDIFIAIYLAIVSVVLSGETAIWPVVAKLGIAFLFLVVMFALARFGGKWVSRLFRTKDDELFTILFFGLAIMFGGLGEILGVTDAIGAFLIGLVLGASRYRNKIEHIAIPLRDVFGAFFFLNFGLGLNPAQFPEVIWPVLGAVVMTMILNIVAGQFVARLNGLGVQAGINATVILQNRGEFALILATLALAAGLDERIQAFAGLYVLVMAVAGPILAANSEKIGGALLQTKKKKRASQNLGAAEGANRSRIVDPMILEQIALVEAATATLEPGENPATRAYVDRVVEQASNQSDLQGRADHPDRPSGSRPPARGSRPEKDDEY from the coding sequence ATGCAGATCGCGATCGCAGCCACGCAGGCAGGCGACACGACACACCTCGGCGGTGACCTTCTCGTCCTCGGGATTCTCTTCGTCATCGCCTACATCCTCGGCCGTCTCGGCAAGGCAGTGGGCCTGCCTGCGATCCCGATCTACATGGTCGTCGGTCTGTTGGCGAGCCCGAACTTCCACATCTTCCCGCTCGACTTCATCCACAACGACTACATCGCCCTGATCGCCGTCTTCGGGCTGATCATGCTGCTGTTCAGCCTGGGCCTGGAGTTCGACCAGGACGAGTTCTTCGGCAATGCGGGCAAGCTCATCATCTCCGGTGGGTCGTATATCGCGTTCAACATGATTGCCGGTTTTGCGTTCGGCTTCCTTGTGGGCTGGGGAACCAGGGAGGCACTGGTCATCGCCGGCATCACTGCCACCTCCTCCAGCGCGATCGTGACCAAGCTCCTGATCGAGCTCAACCGGCTGGCGAATCCAGAGACACCGATGATCCTGGGCGTCACGGTTGTCGAAGACATCTTCATCGCCATCTACCTGGCCATCGTCTCGGTTGTCCTGAGCGGTGAGACGGCCATCTGGCCGGTGGTGGCGAAGCTCGGCATAGCGTTCCTCTTCCTGGTGGTGATGTTCGCACTGGCCCGGTTCGGTGGCAAGTGGGTCTCGAGGCTCTTCCGCACCAAAGACGACGAACTCTTCACCATCCTGTTCTTCGGGCTGGCAATCATGTTCGGAGGGCTCGGCGAGATCCTCGGCGTCACCGACGCGATCGGTGCGTTCCTCATCGGCCTGGTGCTCGGCGCGAGCCGCTACCGCAACAAGATCGAGCACATCGCCATTCCGCTCCGCGATGTCTTCGGCGCGTTCTTCTTCCTGAATTTCGGGCTCGGCCTGAACCCCGCCCAGTTTCCGGAGGTCATCTGGCCGGTGCTGGGTGCCGTCGTCATGACGATGATCCTGAACATCGTGGCCGGCCAATTCGTGGCCAGGCTCAACGGGCTCGGTGTTCAAGCGGGAATCAACGCCACGGTCATCCTGCAGAACCGCGGTGAATTCGCTCTCATTCTTGCAACTCTTGCCCTTGCCGCCGGCCTCGACGAGAGGATCCAGGCCTTTGCCGGCCTTTACGTGCTCGTGATGGCTGTCGCCGGGCCGATTCTGGCCGCCAATTCAGAGAAGATCGGCGGTGCACTGCTTCAGACGAAGAAGAAGAAACGTGCTTCGCAGAATCTCGGTGCGGCAGAGGGGGCGAATCGCTCGCGCATCGTTGACCCCATGATCCTCGAGCAGATCGCGCTCGTCGAGGCGGCGACCGCGACGCTCGAGCCGGGCGAGAACCCAGCTACCAGGGCGTATGTTGATCGGGTCGTCGAGCAGGCGAGCAACCAATCCGATCTGCAGGGCAGAGCCGATCATCCCGACCGGCCCTCTGGCTCACGCCCACCGGCCCGCGGGTCCAGGCCCGAGAAAGACGACGAGTATTGA
- the guaB gene encoding IMP dehydrogenase, whose translation MEQNDPFGFIGLTYDDVMLLPGHTDVIPSEADTSSRLTKRISLAAPLLSSAMDTVTEARMAIAMARQGGFGVIHRNLSIEDQAANVDKVKRSESGMITNPVTTSPMATVADADALCGQFRVSGLPVVDASGVLVGIITNRDMRFVSAWEKSTTLVRDVMTKAPLITAPVGIDPDGAIAIFAQHKIEKLPLVDAAGKLRGLITVKDFDKSEKYPHATKDEEGRLRVGAAIGFFGDAWERAMTLVDAGVDVLVVDTANGDSAGVLDIVRRLKSDPASAEVDIIGGNVATRSGAQALIDAGVDAIKVGVGPGSICTTRVVAGVGVPQVTAVYEASLAARETNTPVIADGGLQYSGDIAKALVAGADTVMLGSLLAGCDESPGDLVFVNGKQFKNYRGMGSLGALQTRGEKTSYSKDRYFQADVPSDDKLIPEGIEGQVPYRGPLSAVAYQLLGGLRQSMFYVGARSVDELKARGKFVRITAAGLKESHPHDIQMVVEAPNYRR comes from the coding sequence ATGGAACAGAACGATCCCTTCGGATTTATCGGACTGACGTACGACGACGTCATGCTTCTGCCCGGTCACACCGACGTGATTCCTTCTGAGGCAGACACCTCGTCGCGCCTGACCAAGCGCATCTCGCTTGCGGCTCCGCTCCTGTCCTCAGCGATGGACACGGTGACCGAGGCCCGCATGGCCATCGCCATGGCCCGGCAGGGTGGATTCGGTGTCATCCATCGAAACCTGTCGATCGAAGACCAGGCCGCCAACGTCGACAAGGTCAAGCGAAGCGAATCGGGAATGATCACGAACCCGGTCACCACAAGTCCGATGGCTACGGTGGCCGATGCAGACGCGCTGTGCGGGCAGTTCCGCGTCTCCGGGCTGCCCGTTGTCGATGCCTCCGGTGTTCTCGTCGGCATCATCACCAATCGCGACATGAGGTTCGTCTCGGCGTGGGAGAAGAGCACGACGTTGGTGCGCGACGTGATGACCAAGGCTCCGCTCATCACGGCACCCGTCGGCATCGACCCCGACGGCGCCATCGCCATCTTCGCACAGCACAAAATCGAGAAGCTTCCTCTCGTCGACGCCGCCGGAAAGCTTCGCGGACTCATCACCGTCAAGGACTTCGACAAGAGCGAGAAGTACCCGCACGCCACGAAAGACGAAGAAGGTCGTCTCCGTGTCGGCGCGGCCATCGGATTCTTCGGTGACGCGTGGGAGAGGGCGATGACCTTGGTCGACGCGGGCGTCGACGTTCTTGTGGTCGACACGGCCAACGGCGACAGCGCCGGCGTGCTCGACATCGTCAGGCGCCTGAAGTCAGACCCGGCATCGGCCGAGGTGGACATCATCGGCGGCAATGTCGCGACGCGCTCCGGTGCCCAGGCGCTCATCGACGCGGGTGTCGATGCCATCAAGGTGGGGGTCGGCCCCGGTTCGATCTGCACCACCAGGGTTGTCGCCGGCGTCGGTGTTCCCCAGGTGACGGCCGTCTACGAAGCGTCACTGGCCGCACGCGAAACTAACACCCCGGTGATCGCCGATGGCGGGCTCCAGTACTCGGGCGACATCGCCAAGGCGCTCGTGGCGGGCGCCGACACGGTGATGCTCGGCTCGCTGCTCGCCGGCTGCGACGAGAGCCCCGGCGACCTGGTCTTCGTGAACGGCAAACAGTTCAAGAACTACCGCGGAATGGGTTCACTCGGTGCGTTGCAGACGCGCGGCGAGAAGACGTCGTACTCGAAGGACCGCTATTTCCAGGCCGATGTGCCAAGCGACGACAAGCTCATCCCCGAGGGTATCGAGGGCCAGGTGCCCTACCGTGGACCACTTTCTGCTGTCGCGTACCAGTTGCTCGGTGGCCTCCGCCAGTCGATGTTCTACGTCGGTGCACGGTCAGTCGACGAACTCAAGGCCCGCGGCAAGTTCGTGCGGATCACCGCCGCAGGCCTCAAGGAGTCACACCCCCACGACATCCAGATGGTGGTCGAAGCGCCCAATTACCGCCGCTAG
- a CDS encoding cation:proton antiporter regulatory subunit, translating into MVDVRRVKLPGVGVLHTFVTDDGGKVGVIAHRSGHSDLITFQDEEDGAESTKVSLRLSEDEARTLAELLGGTQITESLTALDQIPGLSIDWFTVDYEDHIAGQELGDPADRGVVGVTVVAVVRGESANPAPASDFKVFPGDTLVVAGSPEKVAKVFNFFRTGQYKAKSAVDAPPGG; encoded by the coding sequence ATGGTTGACGTACGTCGGGTCAAACTTCCGGGAGTTGGTGTGCTCCATACTTTCGTGACCGACGACGGGGGCAAGGTGGGCGTGATCGCCCACCGTTCCGGCCACAGCGACCTCATAACCTTCCAAGACGAAGAAGACGGCGCCGAATCCACCAAGGTCTCGCTCCGCCTGAGCGAAGACGAAGCCCGTACGCTGGCAGAACTCCTCGGCGGAACCCAGATCACCGAGTCGCTGACTGCTCTCGACCAGATTCCTGGCCTCAGTATCGACTGGTTCACCGTCGACTATGAAGACCACATTGCCGGGCAGGAGCTCGGAGACCCGGCCGACCGGGGTGTGGTCGGTGTCACGGTCGTAGCAGTGGTTCGTGGCGAGTCTGCCAACCCTGCACCTGCGTCGGACTTCAAGGTCTTTCCCGGTGACACCCTCGTCGTGGCAGGCTCGCCGGAAAAGGTGGCGAAGGTCTTCAACTTCTTCCGTACCGGCCAGTACAAGGCCAAGAGCGCCGTCGACGCGCCGCCTGGAGGCTAA
- a CDS encoding branched-chain amino acid ABC transporter permease yields MLMLAITAVITMVGLGAVPALAATPAATAACVSNATTGCLQGTIKLPNGDPAVGIKIGIKGGDLDTTVATGDDGKWSQAITVAGPYTITVDTTSIPDGAVLDSAAKNPATVNGALNKNVGYVFKIVGGTTAADGTTTQTPTTDTGTGVSFERFLQQFVSGIRLGLLLALAAVGLSLIFGTTGLSNFAHGEQVTLGGLLAYLFANVLGLNLILAAIISVVICAATGYFQDALIWKPLRRRGLGTTQLMIVTIGLSIALQYLFQYFLGASTVRIDQANPVTVDLGPVTLSAQSLVAMGIAVVVIALVGFVLVKTRIGRATRAVSDNPSLAAASGIDVDRIIRLVWTSATALAGLSGVLLGLVLNGVNWQTGLQLLLLMFAAITLGGLGTAFGALAGAMIIGLVVELTNLVLPGDFKYATALVILILVLLVRPQGIFGRRERIG; encoded by the coding sequence ATGCTCATGCTGGCGATCACCGCTGTGATCACCATGGTCGGCCTGGGCGCAGTGCCCGCGCTGGCGGCGACGCCGGCAGCAACAGCCGCCTGTGTGTCGAATGCAACGACCGGGTGTCTGCAGGGCACCATCAAGCTACCGAACGGCGACCCGGCCGTCGGCATCAAGATCGGCATCAAGGGCGGCGACCTCGACACCACGGTGGCGACGGGCGACGATGGCAAGTGGAGCCAGGCGATCACAGTCGCCGGCCCCTACACGATCACCGTCGACACCACCTCGATTCCCGACGGCGCCGTGCTCGACTCTGCAGCCAAGAACCCAGCCACTGTCAACGGTGCTCTCAACAAGAACGTCGGTTACGTCTTCAAGATCGTCGGCGGCACGACCGCTGCCGACGGCACGACGACGCAGACTCCGACCACCGACACCGGTACGGGCGTCTCGTTCGAGCGATTCCTGCAACAGTTCGTCTCGGGCATCCGGCTCGGGTTGCTGCTCGCCCTGGCTGCAGTGGGCCTGTCACTGATCTTCGGCACGACCGGGCTGTCGAACTTCGCACACGGTGAGCAGGTCACACTCGGCGGCCTGCTTGCGTATCTCTTCGCCAACGTGCTCGGGCTCAACCTCATTCTCGCGGCGATCATCTCTGTCGTCATCTGTGCGGCGACAGGGTACTTCCAGGATGCCCTGATCTGGAAACCCCTGAGGCGCCGCGGGCTCGGAACCACCCAGTTGATGATCGTCACGATCGGTCTCTCGATTGCGCTCCAGTACCTGTTCCAGTACTTCCTCGGTGCCTCCACCGTGCGCATCGACCAGGCGAACCCCGTCACTGTAGACCTCGGCCCGGTCACTCTCTCGGCCCAGTCGCTCGTGGCGATGGGCATCGCCGTCGTCGTCATTGCGCTGGTCGGCTTCGTGCTCGTCAAGACACGCATCGGCCGGGCAACCAGGGCTGTTTCTGACAACCCCTCGCTTGCGGCGGCCTCCGGTATCGATGTCGACCGCATCATCCGGCTCGTCTGGACCAGCGCAACCGCCCTCGCCGGCCTCTCCGGCGTCCTGCTCGGCCTCGTGCTCAACGGCGTCAACTGGCAGACGGGGCTCCAGCTGCTGCTGCTCATGTTCGCGGCGATCACCCTCGGCGGCCTCGGTACCGCATTCGGCGCGCTCGCCGGTGCCATGATCATCGGCCTCGTCGTAGAACTGACCAACCTCGTGCTGCCGGGCGACTTCAAGTACGCCACGGCACTCGTCATCCTGATCCTGGTTCTTCTGGTCAGACCGCAGGGTATCTTCGGGCGCCGAGAGCGCATCGGTTAG
- a CDS encoding GuaB3 family IMP dehydrogenase-related protein produces the protein MEREIGRSKRGRRVYAFDDIAVVPSRRTRDPQDVSIGWSIDAYHFDIPVMAAPMDSVVSPVTAIAMGKLGGLGVLDLEGLWTRYENPEPLLEEIRSLDAAGATVRMQQIYAEPIKPELVTARLAEIRASGVTVAGALSPQRTQELYETVVAAGVDLFFIRGTTVSAEHVSKSVQPLNLKKFIYELDVPVIVGGAATYTAALHLMRTGAAGVLVGFGGGAASTTRATLGIHAPMATAVADVAGARRDYLDESGGRYVHVIADGGLGTSGDIVKAISVGADAVMLGSALARATDAPGGGYHWGPEAHHAQLPRGNRVHVGSVAPLDQILFGPSPVADGTANLMGALKRSMATTGYSDLKEFQRIEVVVSPYSSR, from the coding sequence ATGGAAAGAGAAATCGGCCGGTCAAAACGAGGCCGCAGGGTCTACGCCTTCGACGACATCGCGGTGGTACCGTCCCGGCGAACCCGTGACCCGCAGGATGTGTCGATCGGCTGGTCGATCGACGCCTACCATTTCGACATCCCCGTCATGGCAGCGCCCATGGACTCCGTCGTATCGCCTGTCACCGCCATCGCCATGGGCAAGCTCGGCGGCCTCGGTGTACTCGACCTCGAAGGCCTGTGGACGAGGTATGAGAACCCTGAGCCACTCCTCGAGGAGATCCGGTCCCTCGATGCGGCAGGCGCAACGGTGCGGATGCAGCAGATCTACGCCGAACCGATCAAGCCGGAGCTCGTCACGGCGAGACTCGCTGAGATCCGGGCATCCGGTGTCACTGTCGCCGGCGCCCTGTCGCCGCAGCGCACCCAGGAGCTCTACGAGACCGTCGTGGCGGCGGGAGTCGACCTCTTCTTCATCAGGGGCACCACCGTCTCGGCCGAACACGTCTCGAAGTCCGTACAGCCCCTCAACCTCAAGAAGTTCATCTACGAGCTCGATGTTCCCGTGATCGTGGGCGGGGCGGCGACCTACACCGCGGCCCTGCACCTCATGCGCACCGGCGCAGCTGGCGTGCTCGTCGGCTTCGGTGGGGGAGCAGCGTCGACCACGCGGGCCACCCTCGGGATTCACGCGCCGATGGCTACGGCCGTCGCCGATGTTGCCGGCGCCCGGCGCGACTACCTCGACGAGTCTGGCGGGCGCTACGTCCACGTGATCGCAGACGGCGGTCTCGGCACCTCGGGAGACATCGTCAAGGCCATCTCGGTCGGCGCCGATGCTGTGATGCTGGGCAGTGCCCTGGCGCGGGCGACGGATGCTCCGGGAGGCGGGTATCACTGGGGGCCAGAGGCGCACCACGCGCAGCTCCCGCGGGGCAACCGTGTGCACGTCGGCAGCGTCGCGCCGCTGGATCAGATCCTGTTCGGGCCGTCGCCGGTGGCCGATGGAACGGCCAATCTCATGGGTGCACTGAAGCGATCGATGGCGACAACGGGGTACTCCGACCTCAAGGAGTTCCAGCGCATCGAAGTGGTCGTGTCGCCGTACTCGTCGCGCTGA
- a CDS encoding ABC transporter ATP-binding protein, whose protein sequence is MVETTETRVPVMQATDLVAGYLPGINILNGCNLDVYPGELIGIIGPNGAGKSTLLKALFGLVNVRSGSVTLKGENITGHKANKLVQAGVGFVPQNNNVFPSLTIEENLQMGLFLRPKLLKERLEAIFDLFPVLADRRTQRAGSLSGGERQSVAMARALMMDPSVLLLDEPSAGLSPVRQDETFIRTRRINKTGVSIIMVEQNARRCLQICDRGYVLDQGRNAYTGTGRELADDPKVIELYLGTLAKDVEEETGHNAAGAI, encoded by the coding sequence ATGGTCGAAACGACTGAAACCCGGGTCCCTGTGATGCAGGCGACCGACCTCGTGGCCGGTTACCTGCCGGGCATCAACATTCTCAACGGCTGCAATCTCGACGTCTACCCCGGCGAGCTGATCGGCATCATCGGCCCGAACGGCGCCGGTAAGTCGACCCTGCTCAAAGCCCTCTTCGGCCTGGTGAATGTTCGCTCGGGAAGCGTGACGCTGAAGGGCGAGAACATCACCGGCCACAAGGCCAACAAGCTCGTGCAGGCCGGCGTGGGGTTCGTGCCCCAGAACAACAACGTCTTCCCGTCGTTGACGATCGAGGAGAACCTGCAGATGGGGCTGTTCCTCCGCCCCAAGCTCCTCAAGGAGCGACTCGAGGCCATCTTCGACCTCTTTCCGGTTCTGGCCGACCGTCGCACGCAGCGGGCCGGTTCACTCTCCGGTGGCGAGCGGCAGTCGGTCGCCATGGCGCGCGCGCTCATGATGGACCCGTCGGTGCTTCTGCTCGACGAGCCCTCCGCCGGGCTGTCACCGGTTCGCCAGGACGAGACGTTCATCCGCACCCGTCGCATCAATAAGACGGGAGTCTCGATCATCATGGTCGAGCAGAACGCTCGCCGCTGCCTGCAGATCTGCGACCGCGGCTACGTGCTCGACCAGGGACGCAATGCCTACACGGGCACCGGCCGCGAGCTCGCCGACGACCCCAAAGTCATCGAGCTCTACCTCGGTACCCTGGCCAAGGACGTCGAAGAAGAGACAGGGCACAACGCCGCCGGCGCGATCTGA